One Terriglobales bacterium genomic region harbors:
- a CDS encoding sodium:solute symporter yields MPPAAYRNRSPMALRPLDLLIVALYLAGITAFGVRFRKPRRTLRDYFLADRNVPWWAIALSIVATETSTLTIISIPGLAYDTNLGFLQVALGYCVGRVVISFVLLPLYFRGELFTAYQLIERRFGPSLRSLTAGMFLLTRAAADGVRIWAVSMVVMLAIGTGEVASVALITVLTLIYTLEGGLAAVIWTDVVQLFIYLGGTLAGLFLILAAVPGGWDAIVELGSLNSKWQALDFSWSFATPYTFWAGVIGGGFLTTASHGTDQLMVQRLLAARGLRESRLALLSSGVVILLQFALFLVIGVALFAFYRLAEPSTHFAKSDLVFPTFIVQHMPPGVAGLLIAAILAAAMSTLSSSLSSLASTTVVDFLLRRRPQADEQHRIGLSRRITFVWAIVLFAVALLSRRGGRVVEVGLAIASVAYGALLGVFLLGALTRVAHSRGAAVGMAAGLAVNVYAWLWTVLPWTWYVPLGTIVTFVTGYAASVVLNRNGEARA; encoded by the coding sequence GCTTCCGCAAGCCCCGCCGCACCTTGCGCGACTATTTCCTCGCCGACCGCAACGTGCCCTGGTGGGCCATCGCGCTCTCTATCGTCGCCACCGAGACCAGTACGCTCACCATCATCAGCATCCCTGGGCTTGCGTACGACACTAACCTCGGATTCCTCCAGGTCGCTCTGGGATATTGCGTGGGACGCGTCGTCATCAGTTTTGTGCTGCTGCCGCTGTATTTTCGCGGCGAGCTGTTCACGGCCTACCAGCTCATCGAGCGTCGCTTCGGCCCCAGCCTCCGCTCGCTTACGGCTGGCATGTTCCTGCTGACGCGTGCCGCCGCCGATGGTGTGCGCATCTGGGCTGTATCGATGGTGGTGATGCTGGCCATCGGCACCGGCGAGGTTGCCTCAGTTGCACTGATTACCGTGCTCACACTTATCTACACCCTGGAAGGCGGATTGGCTGCCGTCATTTGGACCGACGTCGTGCAGCTCTTCATCTATCTCGGGGGAACCCTTGCCGGCCTGTTCCTGATTCTTGCTGCCGTGCCCGGGGGATGGGACGCCATCGTCGAACTCGGCTCCCTGAACAGCAAATGGCAGGCGCTGGATTTCTCCTGGAGTTTCGCGACTCCCTACACGTTCTGGGCCGGCGTCATCGGCGGAGGTTTCCTTACTACGGCTAGCCATGGGACTGACCAGTTGATGGTGCAGCGGCTGCTCGCTGCGCGCGGGTTGCGAGAATCACGCTTGGCGCTGCTCTCCAGCGGGGTCGTGATCCTGTTGCAGTTTGCTCTCTTTCTGGTCATCGGCGTGGCGCTATTCGCGTTTTACCGGCTGGCGGAGCCTTCTACCCATTTCGCCAAATCGGACCTGGTCTTCCCGACGTTCATCGTCCAGCACATGCCTCCGGGTGTGGCTGGACTACTGATTGCGGCCATACTGGCGGCCGCCATGTCCACCCTGAGTTCCTCGCTCAGTTCGCTAGCCTCGACCACGGTGGTGGACTTCCTGCTGCGCCGCCGCCCGCAGGCGGATGAGCAGCACCGCATCGGCCTTTCCCGCCGCATCACTTTCGTCTGGGCGATCGTGCTGTTCGCGGTGGCCCTGCTTTCAAGGCGCGGAGGCCGCGTAGTAGAGGTTGGCCTGGCCATCGCGTCCGTGGCCTACGGCGCCCTGCTGGGCGTGTTCCTGCTGGGCGCGCTCACTCGTGTTGCCCATAGCCGCGGTGCCGCCGTTGGCATGGCGGCGGGGCTGGCCGTCAACGTCTACGCCTGGCTGTGGACCGTGCTCCCTTGGACCTGGTACGTGCCCCTGGGAACGATTGTCACTTTTGTCACTGGATACGCAGCCAGCGTGGTGCTGAACAGAAACGGAGAGGCTCGTGCCTGA